One stretch of Methylococcus capsulatus DNA includes these proteins:
- the rpiA gene encoding ribose-5-phosphate isomerase RpiA: MTQDELKRKVAEAALDYVKDVTILGVGTGSTVNHFIDLLADLKGSIEGAVSSSQASSERLKKIGIPVLDLNAAGTLDVYVDGADEVNAAKQMIKGGGAALTREKIVAEASRKFVCIVDETKYVDVLGKFPLPVEVIPMARSLVARRLVELGGTPVWRENCITDNGNVILDVHNLSITDPVELERRINDIPGVVCNGVFALRPADVVLIGSPIGVRTLL; this comes from the coding sequence ATGACTCAAGACGAACTCAAACGGAAAGTCGCCGAAGCGGCATTGGACTATGTCAAGGACGTCACCATCCTGGGGGTGGGAACTGGCTCGACCGTGAACCATTTTATTGATTTGCTGGCCGATCTCAAAGGCAGCATTGAAGGCGCCGTATCCAGCTCCCAGGCCAGCTCAGAGCGCCTGAAGAAGATCGGCATCCCGGTGCTCGACCTCAACGCCGCCGGCACCCTGGACGTCTACGTGGACGGCGCCGACGAAGTCAACGCGGCCAAGCAGATGATCAAGGGGGGCGGCGCGGCCCTGACCCGCGAGAAGATCGTGGCGGAGGCCAGCCGCAAGTTCGTCTGCATCGTCGACGAGACCAAGTATGTCGACGTGCTGGGCAAGTTCCCGCTGCCGGTCGAAGTGATCCCGATGGCGCGCAGCCTCGTCGCCCGCCGTCTGGTGGAACTGGGGGGCACGCCGGTGTGGCGGGAAAACTGCATCACCGACAATGGCAACGTAATCCTCGACGTGCACAACCTCAGTATCACCGATCCAGTTGAATTGGAACGCCGGATCAACGATATTCCCGGGGTGGTCTGCAACGGCGTGTTCGCCCTGCGGCCTGCGGACGTGGTGTTGATCGGATCGCCCATCGGCGTGCGCACGCTTCTCTGA
- the ilvA gene encoding threonine ammonia-lyase, biosynthetic → MLQKYIEKILRARVYDVAQETPLEPAPGLSRRLDNTVLIKREDLQPVFSFKLRGAYNKIASLTPEARAAGVIAASAGNHAQGVALAAQRLGIRAVIVMPCTTPQIKIDAVRNRGGEAVLHGDAYDEAYEHALELAREQGLSFVHPYDDPEVIAGQGTIGMEILRQRQDAIHAIFVPVGGGGLIAGIAAYVKFVRPDIRIIGVEPEDADCLHRALKAKRRVILKQVGLFADGVAVKQVGKEPFHIAHQWVDDVVTVDTDEICAAIKDIFDDTRSIAEPAGALGIAGLKKYAAETGLRKACLVAIESGANINFDRLRHVAERAEIGEKRELLLAVTIPERPGSFLEFCRVLGRRNITEFNYRFFDEKAAQVFVGLPVASGSIDRESLVREFERHGFGVLDLTGNELAIEHIRYMVGGHAPKLLDEQVYSFEFPERPGALLRFLSIMGGRWNISLFHYRNHGAAFGRVLMGIQVPKPERKAFREFLEAIGYAFKEETQNPAYRLFAGGSERG, encoded by the coding sequence ATGCTGCAGAAATACATAGAAAAGATTTTGCGCGCCCGTGTCTACGACGTGGCCCAGGAAACCCCGCTGGAACCGGCGCCCGGCCTGTCGCGGCGGCTGGACAACACGGTGCTGATCAAGCGCGAGGACCTGCAGCCGGTGTTCTCCTTCAAGCTGCGCGGCGCCTACAACAAAATCGCATCGTTGACGCCCGAGGCACGCGCGGCCGGCGTGATCGCGGCTTCCGCCGGCAACCATGCCCAGGGCGTGGCGCTGGCGGCGCAGCGGTTGGGCATCCGGGCCGTGATCGTGATGCCCTGCACCACCCCGCAAATCAAGATCGATGCCGTGCGCAACCGCGGGGGGGAAGCCGTACTGCACGGCGACGCCTACGACGAAGCCTACGAACACGCGCTGGAACTGGCCCGCGAGCAGGGCCTGAGCTTTGTTCACCCCTACGACGATCCCGAAGTCATCGCCGGCCAAGGCACCATCGGCATGGAGATCCTGCGCCAGCGGCAGGACGCCATCCACGCCATCTTCGTGCCGGTGGGCGGCGGCGGATTGATCGCCGGCATAGCCGCCTACGTCAAGTTCGTGCGCCCGGACATCCGCATCATCGGCGTGGAACCGGAAGACGCCGACTGCCTGCACCGTGCGCTGAAAGCCAAGCGGCGGGTGATCCTGAAGCAGGTCGGCCTGTTCGCCGACGGCGTCGCAGTGAAGCAGGTGGGCAAGGAGCCGTTCCATATCGCCCACCAGTGGGTGGACGACGTGGTCACCGTCGACACCGACGAAATCTGCGCCGCCATCAAGGACATCTTCGACGATACCCGCTCCATCGCCGAACCGGCGGGCGCGCTGGGCATCGCCGGACTCAAGAAATACGCGGCGGAAACTGGCCTCCGCAAAGCCTGCCTGGTGGCGATCGAAAGCGGGGCCAACATCAACTTCGACCGGCTGCGCCATGTCGCCGAGCGCGCCGAGATCGGCGAGAAGCGCGAACTGCTGCTGGCGGTGACGATCCCCGAGCGGCCCGGCAGCTTCCTCGAATTCTGCCGGGTGCTGGGCCGCCGCAACATCACCGAATTCAACTACCGCTTCTTCGACGAAAAGGCCGCGCAGGTCTTCGTCGGCCTCCCCGTGGCGAGCGGCTCGATCGACCGCGAAAGCCTGGTACGCGAATTCGAGCGCCACGGCTTCGGCGTGCTCGACCTGACCGGCAACGAACTCGCCATCGAACACATCCGCTACATGGTCGGCGGCCACGCGCCGAAACTGCTGGACGAACAGGTCTACAGCTTCGAATTCCCGGAACGCCCCGGCGCCCTGCTGCGCTTCCTGTCCATCATGGGCGGGCGCTGGAACATCAGCCTGTTCCACTACCGCAACCACGGCGCCGCCTTCGGCCGGGTACTGATGGGCATCCAGGTGCCGAAGCCCGAACGCAAAGCCTTCCGGGAATTCCTCGAAGCCATCGGCTACGCCTTCAAGGAGGAAACCCAAAATCCCGCCTACCGGCTGTTCGCGGGGGGTAGCGAGCGGGGGTGA
- a CDS encoding EVE domain-containing protein — MRYWLMKTEPGEFGIDDLAARPTQTEPWDGVRNYQARNMMRDEMKVGDGVLFYHSNCDVPGVVGIAEIAREAYPDFTAFDPDHKHYDPASKPEAPRWFMVDVRFVRKLRRTIALSELRNRSELEGLPLVRKANRLSVMPVSPDQWNFILSLE; from the coding sequence ATGCGCTACTGGCTGATGAAAACCGAGCCTGGCGAGTTCGGAATCGACGATCTTGCGGCACGTCCGACCCAGACCGAACCCTGGGACGGGGTTCGCAACTACCAGGCCCGCAACATGATGCGGGATGAAATGAAAGTGGGAGACGGCGTGCTGTTCTACCACTCGAACTGCGATGTGCCCGGCGTGGTCGGCATCGCCGAAATCGCGCGGGAAGCCTATCCGGATTTCACGGCCTTCGACCCCGACCACAAGCATTACGATCCGGCCAGCAAGCCGGAGGCTCCGCGCTGGTTCATGGTGGACGTTCGCTTCGTGCGCAAGCTGCGCCGCACCATCGCCCTGAGCGAATTGAGGAACCGGTCGGAACTGGAAGGGCTGCCCCTGGTGCGTAAGGCCAACCGGCTGTCGGTGATGCCGGTCAGCCCGGATCAGTGGAACTTCATCCTGTCCCTGGAGTGA
- a CDS encoding DsrE family protein: MKTLIISGSRGTDDPTMATLPFIAAKAAHEQGHDVILWLWNEAVTLARKGTADHVVGVNLTPLKDLLAAVQSAGIPIWVCGACAVARQIGEADLIGGAAIKGMPDYIVAVLERDRNIAF, from the coding sequence ATGAAAACATTGATCATTTCCGGCAGCCGGGGAACCGACGATCCGACGATGGCGACCCTTCCGTTCATCGCTGCCAAAGCGGCCCATGAACAAGGCCACGACGTGATCCTTTGGCTATGGAACGAAGCCGTCACGCTGGCTCGCAAAGGCACTGCCGATCACGTGGTCGGCGTCAACCTGACGCCGCTCAAGGATCTGCTGGCGGCCGTTCAATCGGCGGGAATCCCGATCTGGGTCTGCGGCGCCTGCGCGGTGGCACGCCAGATAGGCGAAGCCGATTTGATCGGCGGGGCGGCGATCAAGGGCATGCCCGACTATATCGTTGCCGTGCTGGAACGCGACCGGAACATTGCATTCTGA
- a CDS encoding carboxymuconolactone decarboxylase family protein, with the protein MNKDRLPKNYVLLQHEYPGFMAAVERLGAVLKEQGPIDDKTAHLIQLAAAVAIHSEGAVHSHVRRALAAGASREEINHAIILLTSTLGFPTASAALSWAQDIFGEGKD; encoded by the coding sequence ATGAACAAAGACAGGCTTCCGAAAAATTATGTGCTTCTGCAACACGAGTACCCCGGTTTCATGGCGGCAGTGGAACGGCTGGGTGCGGTCTTGAAGGAGCAAGGTCCCATCGACGACAAGACCGCCCATCTCATCCAGCTCGCGGCGGCCGTGGCGATCCATTCGGAAGGCGCGGTTCACAGTCACGTAAGAAGAGCGTTGGCCGCGGGCGCCTCGCGTGAGGAAATCAACCATGCCATCATCTTGCTGACCAGTACGCTGGGGTTTCCGACCGCCAGCGCCGCGCTGAGCTGGGCTCAGGATATCTTCGGCGAGGGCAAGGACTGA
- the gcvT gene encoding glycine cleavage system aminomethyltransferase GcvT encodes MGRRTALYEEHLALRARMTEFSGWELPLHYGSQIAEHHAVRRAAGMFDVSHLGVVDVDGLQATPFLRRILANDIARLAEPGRILYACMLNQDGGILDDLVAGFVDDRRFRLILNAGRREKDLSWLRRQAAAFSADVTPRDDLAMIAVQGPDSPRIADAVIATGSSGLKPFSAMQRDDRFIARTGYTGEDGFEILLPQAEAGSLWRQVLTAGVQPCGLGARDTLRLEAGMRLYGQDMDETVTPLACGLGWTVAWEPEDRDFIGRGALERERIGGSPSIFVGLILEEAGILRSGQKVAVENVGEGVVTSGGFSPTLRRSIGLARVPAATGRDCWVEIRGSLKRAKVVKPRFVHRGNSLIDI; translated from the coding sequence ATGGGCAGACGCACCGCACTCTACGAAGAACACTTGGCGTTGAGAGCCCGGATGACCGAGTTTTCGGGCTGGGAATTGCCGCTCCATTACGGCTCGCAGATCGCTGAACACCATGCCGTGCGCCGGGCCGCCGGCATGTTCGACGTCTCCCATCTGGGCGTGGTCGACGTCGATGGACTTCAGGCCACCCCGTTCCTGCGCCGCATCCTCGCCAACGACATCGCCCGGCTCGCCGAGCCGGGACGGATACTCTACGCCTGCATGCTCAACCAGGACGGCGGCATCCTCGACGACCTCGTCGCGGGCTTCGTCGACGATCGGCGCTTCCGCCTCATCCTCAATGCCGGAAGACGGGAAAAAGACCTGAGCTGGCTTCGCCGCCAGGCGGCCGCCTTTTCGGCGGACGTCACTCCCCGTGACGATTTGGCCATGATCGCCGTCCAAGGCCCGGACTCCCCCCGCATCGCCGATGCCGTGATCGCCACCGGAAGCTCCGGACTGAAACCGTTCAGCGCCATGCAGCGAGACGACCGCTTCATCGCCCGCACCGGTTATACCGGAGAGGACGGTTTCGAAATCCTTCTGCCCCAGGCCGAAGCAGGCTCGCTGTGGCGCCAGGTCCTGACGGCCGGCGTCCAGCCCTGCGGACTCGGCGCCCGCGACACCCTCAGGCTAGAAGCCGGCATGCGCCTCTACGGGCAGGACATGGACGAGACCGTCACGCCCCTTGCCTGCGGCCTCGGCTGGACGGTGGCCTGGGAACCCGAAGATCGCGATTTCATCGGCCGCGGGGCCCTGGAGCGGGAGCGCATCGGGGGTTCGCCTTCGATATTCGTCGGATTGATCCTGGAGGAAGCGGGAATCCTTCGCAGCGGGCAGAAGGTGGCCGTCGAAAATGTCGGCGAGGGCGTCGTGACCAGCGGCGGCTTCTCCCCCACCCTGCGGCGTTCGATCGGCCTGGCCAGGGTACCCGCGGCGACCGGGCGCGATTGCTGGGTGGAAATCCGCGGCAGCCTCAAGCGCGCAAAGGTGGTGAAACCGCGCTTTGTCCACCGCGGCAATTCGCTGATCGATATCTGA
- the gcvPA gene encoding aminomethyl-transferring glycine dehydrogenase subunit GcvPA encodes MPFIPHTETEVRDMLAAIGAGSIDELFAEIPLDLRCGELKDLPEALSEREVCRLMEARAAENRSALCFAGAGAYEHYIPAAVWEIALRGEFYSAYTPYQAEASQGSLQVFYEYQSMMAGLMAMDVSNASLYDGASALGEAILMALRTNPESRSRKVLLPRSLNPVYKRVARTLTRNQQVELVDLDYDGSLGRIAENALETFEGEEFAAVVIPQPNHFGVLEEVDVLADWAHCHGARSIAVVNPTAMALLKPPGEWGEHGADLACGEGQPLGIPLSAGGPYFGFLCSRQTFVHQLPGRLVGRTVDVDGREGFTLALQPREQHIRRGKATSNICTNQGLMVTAATLYMALMGPKGLRGVAAACHANTSALIERLTRIDGVAPVFPAPFFHEAAIRLPQAADRVLAALAERGILGGLALSADYPELGDALLVCATETRGPEDMDRYAAALAEVLQC; translated from the coding sequence ATGCCATTCATCCCCCACACCGAAACGGAAGTCCGCGACATGCTCGCGGCCATCGGCGCCGGATCGATCGACGAGCTGTTCGCCGAAATCCCGCTGGACCTACGCTGCGGCGAGCTGAAAGACCTGCCCGAAGCGCTGTCGGAAAGGGAGGTCTGCCGGCTGATGGAGGCGCGTGCGGCCGAGAACCGCAGCGCCCTCTGCTTCGCGGGCGCCGGCGCCTACGAGCACTACATTCCGGCGGCGGTGTGGGAAATCGCCCTGCGCGGTGAGTTTTACAGTGCCTACACGCCTTATCAGGCCGAAGCCAGCCAAGGCAGCCTGCAGGTGTTCTACGAGTACCAGTCCATGATGGCCGGCCTGATGGCCATGGACGTGTCCAATGCCTCGCTCTACGACGGCGCCTCCGCGCTGGGCGAAGCGATCCTGATGGCGCTGCGGACGAACCCGGAATCCCGTTCGCGCAAGGTCCTGTTGCCGCGAAGCCTCAATCCGGTCTACAAGCGCGTCGCCCGGACGCTTACCCGCAACCAGCAGGTCGAACTGGTCGATCTGGACTACGACGGGAGCTTGGGGCGGATCGCCGAAAACGCGCTGGAAACGTTCGAGGGGGAGGAATTCGCCGCCGTGGTCATTCCGCAACCCAACCACTTCGGCGTGCTTGAAGAGGTGGACGTCCTCGCCGACTGGGCCCATTGCCATGGCGCCCGCAGCATTGCCGTGGTCAACCCGACCGCCATGGCTCTGCTGAAACCGCCGGGCGAATGGGGCGAGCACGGCGCCGACCTGGCCTGCGGCGAAGGCCAGCCCCTGGGGATTCCCCTTTCCGCCGGCGGCCCTTACTTCGGGTTCCTCTGCAGCCGCCAGACCTTCGTCCACCAGCTTCCCGGACGCCTGGTCGGCCGTACCGTCGATGTGGACGGCCGCGAGGGCTTCACCCTCGCGCTGCAACCCCGCGAGCAGCACATCCGCCGCGGCAAAGCGACCTCCAACATCTGCACCAACCAGGGACTGATGGTGACGGCGGCAACTCTCTATATGGCATTGATGGGCCCCAAGGGACTGCGCGGCGTCGCCGCCGCCTGCCACGCCAACACCTCGGCGCTGATCGAGCGGCTGACCCGCATCGACGGCGTCGCACCGGTCTTCCCGGCTCCGTTCTTCCACGAAGCCGCGATCCGCCTGCCGCAGGCGGCGGACCGCGTGCTGGCAGCGCTGGCCGAGCGGGGGATACTCGGCGGCCTCGCCCTTTCGGCCGACTATCCCGAACTCGGCGACGCCCTCCTGGTGTGCGCCACCGAAACCCGCGGTCCGGAGGATATGGACCGCTATGCAGCCGCGCTGGCGGAGGTACTCCAATGCTGA
- the gcvPB gene encoding aminomethyl-transferring glycine dehydrogenase subunit GcvPB: protein MLIFDRSREGRACASLYPQIPAEVPSLPSHLLRRTPLPLPEVTELDVVRHYTRLSQKNFSIDTHFYPLGSCTMKYNPKAANVLARQPGFAAVHPHGAERFGQGTLSCLYELQEYLKTLTGMTAVSLSPAAGAQGEFCGVAMIRAYHAARNDHERNEILVPDAAHGTNPASAAMCGYVVREIPTNPEGDVDRDALEQTLGPKTAGIMLTNPSTLGVFERRIPEIAAQVHAAGGLLYYDGANLNAILGKVLPADMGFDVIHLNLHKTFSTPHGGGGPGAGPVGVNAKLQPFLPLPIVARSSNGCRWLTENDCPQSIGRLSAFAGNIGVLLRAYIYIRLLGYPGLRRVAEYATLNANYLQKKLAEAGFDTAFPARRAAHEFILSLQRQKKDHQVTALDFAKRLLDYGFHAPTVYFPLLIPECLMIEPTETENKETLDAFVDAMAAILKEATEEPERLKQAPHQTPVRRLDEVRAARHPDLAWKPAAPDASRR, encoded by the coding sequence ATGCTGATTTTCGACCGTTCCCGTGAAGGCCGCGCCTGCGCCAGCTTGTATCCGCAAATCCCCGCCGAAGTCCCCAGCCTGCCAAGCCACCTGCTGCGCCGAACCCCGCTGCCATTGCCGGAAGTGACCGAACTCGACGTCGTACGGCACTACACCCGTTTGTCCCAGAAGAATTTTTCCATCGACACCCACTTCTACCCCTTGGGTTCCTGCACCATGAAATACAACCCCAAGGCGGCGAACGTACTGGCGCGGCAGCCCGGCTTCGCAGCGGTCCATCCCCACGGGGCCGAGCGCTTCGGCCAAGGCACCCTGAGCTGCCTTTACGAGTTGCAGGAATATCTGAAAACGCTCACCGGCATGACCGCCGTCAGCCTCAGCCCCGCCGCCGGTGCCCAGGGCGAATTCTGCGGCGTCGCCATGATCCGTGCCTACCATGCCGCCCGCAACGACCACGAGCGCAACGAAATCCTGGTCCCCGATGCGGCCCATGGTACCAATCCCGCCTCGGCCGCCATGTGCGGCTACGTGGTCCGGGAAATCCCCACCAACCCGGAAGGCGACGTCGATCGGGATGCCCTCGAGCAGACATTGGGACCGAAAACCGCCGGCATCATGCTCACCAATCCCTCGACCCTGGGTGTATTCGAACGTCGCATCCCCGAGATCGCTGCGCAGGTCCACGCCGCGGGCGGCCTGCTCTATTACGATGGAGCCAACCTCAACGCCATCCTCGGCAAGGTCCTCCCCGCTGACATGGGGTTCGACGTCATCCACTTGAACCTGCACAAGACCTTCTCGACTCCGCATGGCGGCGGCGGCCCCGGTGCCGGGCCGGTCGGGGTCAACGCCAAGCTGCAACCCTTCCTGCCCCTGCCGATAGTGGCAAGAAGCTCGAACGGCTGCCGCTGGCTCACCGAAAACGACTGCCCGCAAAGCATCGGCCGGCTCTCCGCCTTCGCCGGCAATATCGGCGTGCTGCTGCGGGCTTATATCTACATCCGCCTGCTTGGGTATCCAGGCCTGCGGCGAGTGGCCGAATACGCCACCCTCAACGCCAACTATTTGCAGAAGAAACTGGCGGAGGCCGGATTCGACACTGCTTTTCCGGCCCGCCGTGCCGCCCATGAATTCATCCTCAGCCTGCAGAGGCAGAAAAAAGATCATCAGGTCACCGCTCTGGACTTCGCCAAGCGACTGCTCGACTATGGCTTCCATGCACCGACCGTTTATTTCCCGCTGCTGATCCCCGAATGCCTGATGATCGAACCCACGGAAACCGAGAACAAAGAGACCCTGGATGCTTTCGTCGACGCCATGGCGGCGATCTTGAAGGAAGCCACCGAGGAGCCGGAACGGCTCAAACAAGCGCCGCACCAAACGCCCGTCCGCCGACTGGATGAAGTGCGTGCCGCCCGCCATCCGGATCTGGCCTGGAAACCGGCAGCGCCGGATGCATCCCGGCGCTGA
- a CDS encoding cytochrome-c peroxidase: MFTLRLLTCALLTAGASAAVADWQALPAKAPEPAANPSTPAKVELGKMLYLDPRLSSTGTVSCNSCHNVMLGGEDNRGGSVGVHGQVGGRSAPTVWNSAFNSVQFWDGRAPSLEAQAKGPVTNPIEMGMKSWDDVVARLKAIPGYPEAFAAAFGSGDVVTADNAANAIAAYERTLITPNSAYDKYVSGDKTALTEQQVRGMNTFAETGCSNCHSGPAFNGPTLPEGTPFFMKFPTFENGMFEAKYGFSQDKGRAEVTKKTEDEHLFKVPTLRNVALTAPYFHNGKVKTLDEAVRVMAKLQLNKDLSDQQIADIVAFLNALTGEFPKQQMPHLPGLPNKTFDYD, translated from the coding sequence ATGTTCACTCTACGTTTGCTGACCTGCGCCCTGCTCACGGCCGGAGCGTCGGCGGCGGTTGCCGATTGGCAGGCGCTGCCCGCCAAGGCCCCCGAGCCCGCGGCCAATCCGAGCACCCCGGCCAAGGTGGAACTGGGCAAGATGCTTTACCTGGACCCGCGCTTGTCCTCGACCGGCACGGTCTCGTGCAATTCCTGCCATAACGTGATGCTGGGTGGCGAAGACAACCGCGGCGGCTCGGTCGGCGTCCACGGCCAGGTCGGCGGCCGCAGCGCGCCGACGGTCTGGAATTCCGCCTTCAACTCCGTGCAATTCTGGGACGGCCGCGCGCCCAGCCTGGAAGCCCAAGCCAAGGGCCCCGTGACCAATCCCATCGAGATGGGCATGAAAAGCTGGGATGACGTCGTGGCCCGGCTCAAGGCCATTCCGGGTTATCCGGAAGCCTTCGCCGCCGCCTTCGGCAGCGGGGACGTAGTCACGGCGGACAATGCCGCCAACGCCATCGCCGCCTACGAGCGCACCTTGATCACGCCCAACAGCGCCTATGACAAATACGTCAGCGGCGACAAGACCGCCCTGACCGAACAGCAGGTGCGGGGTATGAACACCTTCGCCGAGACGGGCTGCTCCAACTGCCACAGCGGGCCGGCATTCAACGGTCCCACTCTACCGGAGGGAACGCCGTTCTTCATGAAGTTCCCGACCTTCGAGAACGGCATGTTCGAGGCCAAATACGGATTCAGCCAGGATAAAGGCCGCGCCGAGGTCACGAAGAAGACCGAGGACGAACATTTGTTCAAAGTGCCGACCCTGCGCAACGTTGCGCTGACCGCACCTTATTTCCACAACGGCAAGGTCAAGACACTGGACGAGGCGGTGCGGGTGATGGCGAAGCTGCAGCTCAACAAGGATCTGAGCGATCAGCAGATTGCGGACATAGTCGCCTTCCTGAACGCCCTGACCGGTGAATTCCCCAAGCAGCAGATGCCACATCTGCCCGGCTTGCCGAACAAGACCTTCGATTACGACTAA
- a CDS encoding amino acid permease — protein sequence MRIFRTKAVSTADCSGSGLKRCLGALDLTLLGIGAIIGTGIFVLTGIAAATQAGPAVVLSFVFAGLACAFAALAYAELAACVGGCGSAYGYSYAAFGELIAWIIGWDLILEYAISVAAVANGWSGYFANALTAIGLELPDALTKAPEKGGLINLPASAIIFLLMLLLIVGVKESARLNTVMVSIKVLAITVFVAVASAHVDPAYWDPFLPFGWFGHDANGKPVGVLAGASIVFFAYVGFDAVSTAAEEARNPMRDVPIGIIGSLVFCTLIYIVVAGLLTGVVPYTELNVSSPVAHALQLLGIRWASGLVATGVIAGLTTVMLVLYYALTRIIFAMSRDGLLSPWFSAVNRRTQTPVRVIVLCGLFISLVAGFVPLGELAELVNIGTLFAFVLVCLGVIVLRVTRPELHRPFKTPVVPWFPILGALSCSALMAFLPALTWLRFVIWLGLGIMIYFAYSYRHSRLAD from the coding sequence ATGCGAATTTTTCGGACCAAGGCGGTTTCCACGGCCGACTGCTCAGGCAGCGGCTTGAAGCGCTGCCTGGGCGCGCTCGACCTGACCCTGCTCGGGATCGGGGCCATCATCGGTACCGGCATCTTTGTGCTGACCGGCATCGCTGCCGCGACCCAGGCCGGCCCCGCCGTAGTTCTTTCCTTCGTCTTCGCAGGACTGGCCTGCGCCTTCGCCGCTCTGGCCTACGCCGAACTGGCGGCCTGCGTGGGCGGCTGCGGCAGCGCGTACGGCTACAGCTACGCGGCTTTCGGTGAGCTGATTGCCTGGATCATCGGCTGGGACCTTATTCTGGAGTACGCGATCTCGGTAGCCGCGGTCGCCAACGGCTGGTCGGGCTATTTCGCCAACGCTCTGACCGCAATCGGTCTGGAATTGCCGGATGCGCTGACCAAGGCGCCGGAAAAGGGAGGACTCATCAACCTGCCGGCCTCAGCGATCATCTTCCTGCTGATGCTCTTGCTCATCGTCGGTGTGAAGGAGAGCGCCCGCCTCAACACCGTGATGGTGTCGATCAAGGTGCTGGCCATCACGGTGTTCGTCGCCGTCGCCAGCGCCCACGTCGATCCAGCCTATTGGGACCCGTTCCTGCCCTTCGGCTGGTTCGGCCACGATGCCAACGGTAAACCGGTCGGGGTGTTGGCCGGAGCTTCGATCGTTTTTTTCGCCTACGTGGGATTCGATGCGGTTTCCACCGCTGCGGAGGAAGCGCGCAATCCGATGCGTGACGTGCCGATCGGCATCATCGGCTCGCTGGTGTTCTGCACCCTCATCTACATCGTGGTGGCGGGACTCCTCACAGGGGTGGTGCCCTATACCGAACTCAACGTCTCCTCGCCGGTCGCGCACGCGCTGCAGCTGCTGGGCATCCGTTGGGCTTCCGGGCTGGTCGCCACCGGAGTGATCGCTGGGCTCACCACGGTCATGCTGGTGCTTTATTACGCGCTAACCCGCATCATCTTCGCCATGTCCCGCGACGGGCTGCTGTCACCCTGGTTTTCCGCCGTGAACCGCCGCACCCAGACGCCGGTACGGGTCATCGTCCTGTGCGGCCTGTTCATTTCTCTGGTGGCCGGCTTCGTGCCGTTGGGCGAACTGGCCGAACTCGTCAACATCGGCACCCTGTTTGCCTTCGTCTTGGTGTGCCTGGGCGTGATCGTGCTCCGTGTCACGCGGCCGGAGCTGCACCGCCCCTTCAAGACACCCGTCGTGCCCTGGTTTCCGATCCTCGGCGCCCTGTCCTGTAGTGCCCTGATGGCCTTCCTGCCGGCACTGACCTGGCTGCGCTTCGTGATCTGGCTGGGGCTGGGCATCATGATCTATTTCGCCTATTCCTACCGCCACAGCAGGCTGGCGGACTAG
- the gloB gene encoding hydroxyacylglutathione hydrolase, protein MLEILQIPVLEDNYVYLLHEPDSGATAAVDPAVAGPVLEALDARGWQLSHVLNTHHHGDHVGGNLELKAATGCTIVGAAVDRRRIPGIDVALKDGDAFTLGAASARMLEVPGHTSGHVAFWFEDDAALFCGDTLFALGCGRLFEGSAEQMWHSLERLRALPAETKVFCAHEYTQANARFAVTIEPGNAALHERFERVEALRREKRPTVPSCLGEELATNPFLRPESPEIRDGLGLRDAPDVEVFAEIRRRKDGFR, encoded by the coding sequence ATGCTCGAAATCCTTCAAATCCCCGTGCTCGAAGACAACTATGTCTATCTCCTCCACGAGCCCGACAGCGGCGCCACCGCCGCGGTGGACCCGGCCGTCGCTGGACCGGTACTGGAAGCGCTCGATGCCAGAGGCTGGCAGCTCAGCCATGTACTCAATACCCATCACCACGGTGACCACGTCGGCGGCAATCTGGAGCTCAAGGCGGCGACCGGCTGTACCATCGTCGGTGCGGCAGTGGATCGTCGCCGCATCCCGGGAATCGATGTGGCGTTGAAAGACGGTGATGCATTCACGCTCGGTGCTGCATCGGCGCGGATGCTGGAGGTTCCGGGGCATACCTCCGGCCACGTCGCTTTCTGGTTCGAGGATGATGCCGCCCTGTTCTGTGGCGACACGTTGTTCGCGTTGGGCTGCGGCCGTTTGTTCGAGGGCAGTGCGGAGCAGATGTGGCATTCCCTGGAGCGGCTGCGCGCGCTGCCGGCGGAGACGAAAGTTTTCTGCGCCCATGAATACACCCAGGCCAATGCCCGATTCGCCGTTACGATCGAGCCCGGCAACGCGGCCTTGCACGAGCGCTTCGAGCGGGTCGAGGCCCTGCGGCGTGAGAAACGGCCCACGGTACCCTCTTGCCTGGGCGAGGAGTTGGCGACCAACCCGTTCCTGCGTCCGGAAAGTCCGGAAATCAGAGACGGGCTGGGTTTGCGAGATGCACCGGACGTGGAGGTGTTCGCGGAAATCCGGCGCAGGAAGGATGGTTTTCGCTGA